In Lonchura striata isolate bLonStr1 chromosome 18, bLonStr1.mat, whole genome shotgun sequence, one genomic interval encodes:
- the VPS37B gene encoding vacuolar protein sorting-associated protein 37B, which yields MALDARRLEALSLQELSALLDDEEQLQDMAREMEEAQNVQHSKDMTLASNRSLAEGNLLYQPKLESLKSNLTEKYQELQVLFEAYQIKKTKLDRQSSNASLETLLALLQTEGAKIEEDTENMAERFLDGEIPLDSFIDEYQSKRKLAHLRRVKIEKLQEMVLKGQRLAQVQAPPQPRAAEPAAAPADPYRADANPPPSVVPRRIPPPPPPSGPAGRFPTPFTAAVSSGPAPSYPGAPYPPLPPRPGAAQPTSQAAQPGYPAQFVPPYPPPLPQRPPRLPPHPGFILQ from the exons atggcGCTGGACGCGCGGCGCCTGGAGGCGCTGAGTCTGCAGGAGCTCAGCGCGCTGCTGGACGAcgaggagcagctccaggacatGGCCCGCGAGATGGAAGAG GCCCAAAATGttcagcacagcaaggacatgACTCTTGCCAGCAACCGCAGTCTGGCAGAGGGAAATCTCCTGTACCAGCCAAAGTTGGAGTCTCTAAAATCAAATTTAACTGAGAAATACCAAGAGCTGCAAGTTCTTTTTGAAGCATACcagataaagaaaacaaaactag ACAGACAATCCAGTAATGCTTCCCTGGAgaccctgctggcactgctgcagacTGAGGGGGCGAAGATTGAGGAAGACACAGAG AATATGGCAGAAAGGTTCCTTGATGGTGAAATACCCCTGGATTCCTTCATCGACGAGTACCAGAGCAAGAGGAAACTGGCTCACCTGCGCCGGGTGAAGATCGAGAAGCTGCAGGAAATGGTGCTGAAGGGACAGAGACTCGCTCAGGTTCAGGCGCCGCCGCAGCCGAGGGCAGCCGAGCCCGCAGCAGCCCCCGCCGATCCCTACAGGGCGGATGCCAACCCTCCTCCCTCGGTGGTGCCGCGGCGGatcccgcccccgccgcctcccTCAGGCCCGGCTGGACGCTTCCCCACTCCCTTCACCGCGGCCGTGAGCTCAGGACCAGCTCCCTCCTACCCAGGTGCTCCGTACCCTCCTCTCCCGCCCCGGCCgggagcagctcagcccacGAGTCAAGCGGCACAGCCGGGATACCCAGCTCAGTTTGTGCCCCCCTATCCTCCACCTCTGCCCCAAAGACCACCTCGCCTTCCACCACACCCTGGCTTCATCCTCCAGTAA
- the ABCB9 gene encoding ABC-type oligopeptide transporter ABCB9: MRAWKAVASTLALSGVDVVVTTLLYTHGQGGRNVLQDLRHFNIFNSLLDIWGGCLYRSCVLLGAAIGVATNTAYGPRRLRASRTFIAVVCLLMGIYMMVKLLLYSEVRKTIRDPWFWGLFAWTYVALAATFGLWQLLACVTSSREALGPSSESRAEVEESCDGGTPRDKREEAAGPTIHKLLSYTKPDAFFLGIASFFLLMAALGETFLPYYTGLAIDGIVVQKSMDRFSTAVLVMSLLAVGSSFAAGIRGGVFTLIFARLNIRLRNCLFRSLVSQEMSFFDENRTGDVISRLTSDTTIVSDLVSQNINIFLRNVVKATGVIFFMFSLSWKLSLVTFMGFPIIMLVSDVYGKYYQKLSKDVQSALAKANNTAEETISAMKTVRSFANEETEANVYWQKLQQVYKLNKREAMAYTYYVWSSGLTLLVVQVSILYYGGHLVISGQMTSGNLISFIIYEFVLGDCMESIGSVYSGLMQGVGAAEKVFEFIDRKPTMVHDGSLAPDHVDGMVEFRNVTFSYRTRSATQVLQNVSFTLHPGKVTALVGPSGSGKSSCVNILENFYPLQDGQVLLDGRPINMYDHKYLHSVISLVSQEPVLFARSIADNISYGLTSASFESVVQAAQKANAHNFITELQDGYHTEAGEKGAQLSGGQKQRVAIARALIRAPPILILDEATSALDAESEHAIQQAIYGDLQNHTVLVIAHRLSTVERAHNIIVLDKGRVVQQGSHKELMEEGGLYSKLVQRQILGLEGGGTDSVQPAARGDAAKAPGGLEEEFRIDHSLPAVAQDDFTNAAPK, translated from the exons ATGCGCGCCTGGAAGGCGGTGGCCAGCACGCTGGCACTCAGCGGGGTCGATGTGGTGGTCACCACGCTGCTCTACACCCATGGCCAGGGTGGCCGGAATGTCCTGCAGGATCTGCGGCACTTCAACATCTTCAACTCACTGCTGGACATCTGGGGAGGCTGCCTGTACCGCAGCTGCgtgctgctgggggctgccaTCGGCGTGGCCACCAACACGGCCTACGGCCCCCGGCGCCTCCGGGCATCGCGGACCTTCATCGCCGTCGTCTGCCTCctcatgggcatctacatgatggTGAAGCTGCTGCTCTACTCGGAGGTGCGGAAGACCATCAGGGACCCCTGGTTCTGGGGGCTCTTTGCCTGGACCTACGTGGCGCTGGCGGCCACCTTCgggctgtggcagctgctggccTGTGTCACCTCCTCCCGCGAGGCGCTGGGGCCCAGCTCAGAGTCCCGTGCCGAGGTGGAGGAGAGCTGTGATGGGGGCACCCCGAGGGACAAgagggaggaggcagcaggtCCCACCATccataaactgctctcctacACCAAGCCAGATGCCTTCTTCCTGGGCATCGCCTCATTCTTCCTCCTCATGGCCGCCCTGG GAGAGACCTTCCTGCCCTACTACACGGGGCTGGCCATCGACGGCATCGTGGTGCAGAAGAGCATGGATCGCTTCTCCACGGCAGTGCTGGTCATGTCGCTGCTCGCCGTAGGAAG CTCATTTGCCGCAGGTATCCGGGGCGGCGTTTTTACGCTCATCTTTGCACGGCTGAACATCCGCCTTCGGAACTGCCTCTTCAGGTCCCTGGTGTCTCAGGAGATGAGTTTTTTTGATGAGAATCGCACAG GGGACGTCATCTCCCGCCTGACGTCGGACACGACCATTGTGAGTGACCTGGTCTCCCAGAACATCAACATCTTCCTGCGCAACGTGGTGAAGGCTACGGGTGTGATCTTCTTCATGTTCAGCCTCTcctggaagctctccctggtCACCTTCATGGGCTTCCCCATCATCATGCTGGTGTCTGATGTCTATGGGAAGTACTACCAG aagCTCTCCAAGGATGTGCAGAGTGCTCTGGCCAAGGCAAACAACACGGCCGAGGAGACCATCTCAGCCATGAAGACCGTCCGCAGTTTTGCCAACGAGGAGACAGAGGCAAACGTGTACTGGCAGAAACTGCAGCAGGTGTACAAGCTCAACAAGCGGGAGGCCATGGCTTACACCTACTATGTCTGGTCCAGTGGG CTGACCCTGCTGGTGGTCCAGGTCAGCATCCTTTACTATGGTGGGCACCTCGTGATCTCTGGGCAAATGACGAGTGGAAACCTGATATCCTTCATCATTTACGAGTTCGTCCTGGGGGACTGCATGGAG TCCATCGGCTCCGTGTACAGCGGCCTCATGCAGGGAGTGGGAGCTGCTGAGAAGGTCTTCGAGTTCATTGACCGCAAGCCCACGATGGTGCACGACGGCTCCCTGGCCCCGGATCACGTGGATGGGATGGTGGAGTTCAGGAATGTCACCTTTTCCTACCGCACTCGCTCCGCAACCCAGGTCCTCCAG AACGTGTCCTTCACCCTGCACCCCGGCAAAGTGACAGCGCTGGTGGGTCCTTCAGGGAGTGGGAAGAGCTCCTGTGTCAACATCCTGGAGAACTTCTACCCTCTGCAGGAcgggcaggtgctgctggatgGGCGTCCCATTAACATGTACGATCACAAGTACCTGCACTCCGTG ATCTCTCTGGTGAGCCAGGAGCCTGTGCTGTTCGCCCGCTCTATCGCAGACAATATTTCCTATGGCTTGACTTCGGCCTCCTTCGAGTCCGTGGTTCAGGCTGCCCAGAAGGCCAACGCCCACAACTTCATCACCGAGCTACAGGATGGCTACCACACAG AGGCAGGGGAAAAAGGAGCTCAGCTGTCAGgtgggcagaagcagagagtgGCCATCGCCAGGGCCTTGATCCGAGCCCCTCCCATCCTCATCCTGGACGAAGCCACGAGCGCGCTGGATGCAGAGAGTGAGCACGCG ATTCAGCAGGCGATTTACGGCGACTTGCAGAACCACACGGTGCTTGTCATagctcacaggctgagcacTGTGGAGAGGGCACACAACATCATTGTGCTGGACAAGGGCCGCGTGGTGCAGCAGGGCTCACACAAGGAGCTGATGGAAGAAGGAGGCCTTTATTCCAAGCTGGTGCAGAGACAAAtcctggggctggaggggggCGGCACGGACAGTGTCCAGCCTGCAGCCCGGGGGGATGCGGCCAAGGCTCCTggagggctggaggaggagtTCAGGATAGACCATTCCCTGCCGGCCGTGGCACAGGACGATTTCACCAACGCTGCTCCCAAGTGA